Proteins from one Leptonema illini DSM 21528 genomic window:
- a CDS encoding radical SAM protein, giving the protein MSTAQAQSPAPHTTIADLQSFERRYTNLPFEAILKQDILRLGLSFDGKALSGIEFKTKDYFIFTFDHVPLAEQSEEIRFRAPEEIRLSGGPFSLAKTVVSVRIDPSSPYRVSTTDRGPALFLGDQFLADVDFPPVPAWYRHTTSSGKSPGEIAPVIEWGYLIYLTVFRNCQYFGKDEECAFCDINHNWRQQRLQGRPYTGIKSIEEILEVLSFIDKEDTVAECYTITGGSVVTDLQKKGETDFYFQYIRAIEERFPGRWMGKMVVQAWEKADLLRFKEAGIKVYHPNYEVWDPELFTKLCPGKTRFIGRENWIRRIVESVDVFGPSHVIPNFVGGVELSKPYGFKTVAEAVKSTAEGLDFFMSHGVVPRFTTWCPEPYTTLSTLEKQEKPPLVYFLELLSEWKRIFEKYKLPTPPGYGPPGPGQAVFSVSAFMDVIGYEGRA; this is encoded by the coding sequence ATGTCCACGGCTCAAGCACAATCCCCCGCACCTCATACGACCATCGCCGATCTGCAGAGTTTCGAGCGCCGCTACACAAACCTGCCATTCGAGGCCATTCTGAAGCAGGATATTCTGCGTCTGGGCCTGAGCTTTGACGGCAAGGCATTGTCGGGCATCGAGTTCAAGACCAAGGATTACTTCATCTTCACCTTCGACCACGTGCCTCTGGCCGAACAATCCGAAGAGATTCGCTTCAGAGCGCCAGAAGAGATTCGACTCAGCGGAGGGCCGTTCTCGCTTGCAAAAACCGTCGTTTCTGTGCGCATCGATCCGTCGTCGCCCTACAGGGTTTCGACGACAGATCGCGGTCCGGCGCTCTTTCTCGGCGACCAGTTCCTGGCCGACGTCGACTTCCCGCCCGTGCCTGCATGGTACCGACATACGACGTCGTCGGGCAAATCGCCGGGCGAGATCGCTCCCGTCATCGAATGGGGCTACCTGATCTATTTAACCGTCTTTCGTAACTGCCAGTATTTCGGTAAGGACGAAGAATGCGCCTTCTGCGACATCAATCATAACTGGCGACAGCAGCGCCTGCAGGGTCGGCCATACACGGGCATCAAGAGCATAGAAGAGATTCTCGAAGTCCTGTCGTTCATCGATAAAGAAGATACGGTCGCCGAGTGTTATACAATCACAGGCGGATCGGTCGTCACCGACTTACAGAAAAAAGGCGAGACGGATTTCTATTTTCAGTACATCCGAGCCATCGAAGAACGCTTCCCGGGCCGATGGATGGGCAAGATGGTCGTGCAGGCCTGGGAAAAGGCCGATCTTCTGCGCTTCAAAGAGGCAGGCATCAAGGTCTATCATCCGAATTACGAAGTCTGGGATCCGGAGTTATTCACGAAGCTCTGTCCCGGCAAAACTCGCTTCATCGGACGGGAGAACTGGATTCGTCGCATCGTCGAGTCGGTGGACGTCTTCGGGCCGTCGCATGTGATTCCCAACTTCGTCGGCGGGGTCGAACTGTCGAAGCCTTATGGTTTCAAAACCGTCGCCGAGGCCGTGAAGTCGACGGCAGAAGGCCTGGATTTCTTCATGAGCCACGGAGTGGTGCCGCGCTTTACGACGTGGTGTCCCGAGCCGTATACGACGCTTTCGACGCTTGAAAAGCAGGAGAAGCCGCCTCTTGTGTATTTCCTTGAGCTGCTCAGCGAATGGAAGCGCATCTTCGAGAAGTATAAACTTCCGACGCCTCCGGGATACGGCCCTCCGGGTCCGGGCCAGGCCGTCTTCTCGGTCAGCGCCTTCATGGACGTCATCGGTTACGAAGGGCGGGCCTGA
- a CDS encoding SAM-dependent methyltransferase — MSTVEITKQYYNSPDADVFYHEVWGGDDIHIGLYTTTQDIREASRLTVERMASLIENRIDETSTVLDLGSGYGGAARYLNDRFHCRVICLNLSEVENQRNRNRNSETGQSEAISVIDGSFEEIPPVILDHSVDLVWSQDAMLHSGSKEKIFACVSRILKPGGRFIFTDPMQSEKADPARLQPVYDRIHLKEMGSFELYQRLARQHGMTTERILDLSPQLPVHYGRVLEELNSQDARLRAKISGEYIDRMKMGLQHWIDAGNRGDLAWGIIELSRNS; from the coding sequence ATGAGCACCGTGGAAATCACAAAACAGTACTATAACAGTCCCGATGCCGACGTCTTCTACCATGAAGTATGGGGCGGCGACGATATTCACATCGGCCTTTATACGACGACGCAGGACATTCGCGAGGCATCCCGATTAACCGTCGAACGTATGGCCTCTTTGATCGAGAATCGAATCGACGAAACGTCGACCGTTCTCGACCTCGGTTCGGGCTATGGCGGAGCGGCGCGCTATCTGAACGATCGCTTTCACTGCCGTGTGATCTGTCTTAACCTGAGCGAGGTCGAAAATCAGCGCAATCGCAACAGAAACAGCGAAACGGGACAATCCGAAGCGATCAGCGTCATCGACGGATCTTTCGAAGAGATTCCGCCCGTCATCCTCGACCACTCCGTCGACCTTGTATGGTCGCAGGATGCCATGCTTCACAGCGGATCAAAAGAGAAGATCTTCGCCTGCGTGTCTCGCATACTGAAACCAGGAGGCCGCTTCATCTTTACCGATCCCATGCAGAGCGAGAAGGCCGATCCGGCGCGTCTGCAGCCCGTCTATGATCGTATTCACCTGAAAGAGATGGGCAGCTTTGAACTCTATCAAAGGCTTGCCAGGCAGCACGGCATGACGACCGAACGAATCCTCGACCTTTCGCCGCAGCTTCCCGTGCATTACGGCCGCGTTCTTGAAGAGCTGAACAGTCAGGATGCTCGCCTTCGCGCGAAGATCAGCGGCGAGTATATCGACCGCATGAAGATGGGCCTGCAACACTGGATCGATGCCGGCAACCGAGGCGATCTCGCCTGGGGCATCATCGAACTCAGTCGCAACTCCTGA
- the arsM gene encoding arsenite methyltransferase: MNQETVKEYVRDRYGSIASRGGGGCCGSASRQSEKLSESVGYSHEEMNAVPEGANLGLGCGNPLASESIKTGETVLDLGSGAGFDAFLAARQVGPEGKVIGVDMTPQMIARARANAEKAGVKNVEFRLGEIENLPVADGAVDLIISNCVINLVPDKATVFRDAFRVLKSGGRMMVSDIVVKSPLPDEVSSFLPAIGACVGGASLLADYTAAIAAAGFKDVRILQESGIPAEWLDDPDLRALATKQGYSSERVAALAADVVSIKVSAVKR; the protein is encoded by the coding sequence ATGAATCAGGAAACTGTAAAAGAGTATGTGAGAGATCGCTACGGAAGTATCGCCTCACGCGGAGGCGGCGGTTGCTGCGGATCAGCTTCCCGGCAATCCGAAAAGCTCAGCGAGTCTGTAGGCTACTCGCATGAAGAGATGAATGCCGTTCCCGAAGGAGCCAATCTCGGACTGGGATGCGGAAATCCGCTTGCCAGCGAATCAATCAAAACGGGCGAAACCGTGCTCGACCTCGGCTCGGGTGCCGGCTTCGACGCCTTTCTTGCGGCCAGACAGGTCGGGCCCGAAGGCAAGGTAATCGGAGTGGACATGACTCCGCAGATGATCGCCCGGGCTCGTGCGAACGCAGAGAAGGCAGGCGTGAAGAACGTCGAGTTCCGACTCGGCGAAATCGAGAACCTGCCTGTCGCAGATGGCGCCGTCGATCTGATCATCTCGAACTGCGTGATCAATCTCGTTCCCGACAAAGCGACCGTCTTTCGCGACGCCTTTCGCGTATTGAAGTCGGGCGGACGTATGATGGTCTCTGATATCGTCGTGAAATCCCCTCTGCCCGACGAGGTGAGCTCGTTTCTACCGGCGATCGGAGCCTGCGTCGGCGGCGCTTCTCTGCTTGCGGATTATACGGCAGCGATAGCGGCAGCTGGATTCAAGGATGTTCGCATCCTCCAGGAATCGGGTATTCCCGCCGAATGGCTCGATGATCCCGACCTGCGAGCACTCGCTACAAAGCAGGGTTATTCATCCGAGCGCGTCGCCGCTCTTGCCGCCGACGTCGTAAGCATCAAGGTATCGGCGGTTAAACGTTAA
- a CDS encoding response regulator: protein MKIVLDVGQCRPDHSSLARLVTSVGAEIEKVTLPAIALEKLRERRYDLVLVNRKIDEDYTDGLDLVKAMQADPELKHIPIMLISNYVEAQEEAVRHGAIRGFGKSEINDPATRERLRMVLGLHQASA from the coding sequence ATGAAAATCGTTCTTGATGTGGGTCAGTGCCGCCCTGACCATTCCTCCCTTGCACGTCTGGTTACTTCGGTCGGCGCCGAAATCGAGAAGGTCACTCTGCCGGCCATCGCCCTTGAGAAGTTACGCGAAAGGCGTTACGATCTCGTGCTTGTGAACCGCAAGATCGACGAGGACTACACAGACGGCCTGGATCTCGTAAAGGCCATGCAGGCCGACCCCGAACTCAAGCATATTCCCATCATGCTCATCTCGAATTACGTCGAAGCGCAGGAAGAGGCCGTCCGGCACGGCGCCATCCGCGGATTTGGAAAAAGCGAGATCAACGACCCGGCGACGCGCGAACGTCTGCGTATGGTGCTCGGATTGCATCAGGCGTCGGCCTGA
- the hgcC gene encoding HgcAB-associated protein HgcC, which produces MSKTTSKSASHSSSASTADSSDRSACGPCCRIESIVSTDERGQMVLPRDVREKAGIKPGDKLALVSFENNGKITCIALVPADSLSGTVQDLLGPLLGVAPVG; this is translated from the coding sequence ATGTCAAAAACAACGTCAAAATCAGCGTCACACTCTTCATCGGCCTCAACAGCGGACTCAAGCGACCGCAGCGCCTGCGGACCGTGCTGCCGCATCGAATCCATCGTCAGCACGGACGAAAGAGGCCAGATGGTGCTGCCCCGCGACGTCAGGGAAAAGGCAGGCATCAAGCCCGGCGATAAGCTCGCCCTCGTCAGCTTCGAAAATAACGGGAAAATCACCTGCATTGCCCTTGTTCCGGCCGACAGCCTGTCGGGCACGGTGCAGGATCTGCTCGGCCCGCTTCTTGGAGTCGCCCCGGTCGGATAG
- the ychF gene encoding redox-regulated ATPase YchF, translated as MLRCGIVGLPNVGKSTIFNALTKAGAQSANYPFCTIEPNVGRVDVPDPRMDKLIEVVKPKGIVPAFMEFVDIAGLVEGAHKGEGLGNKFLTHIRETHAIAHVVRCFDDGQIIHVRGKVEPLEDIRIIDLELILADMETIEKLMQKHEKKAKSGDKDAAKRYDFAKKVMAVLEDEKPARSLSYTEEEELLLKEIALLTARPVLYVLNVDEDSLSKGNAFTEQVIAHAKKEGSGYVMLCGRIEEELASLPPEEQKEYLESLGVEESGLHRMIREAYSLLGYITFFTAGEVEVRAWTIRRGTNAQDAAGEIHSDISRGFIRAEVTSYADFDKYGTMNAAKEAGRLRLEGKEYIVQDGDICYFRFNV; from the coding sequence GTGCTACGCTGCGGTATCGTTGGACTTCCGAACGTCGGTAAGTCGACCATCTTTAATGCTCTGACAAAGGCCGGGGCCCAATCGGCGAACTATCCGTTCTGCACGATCGAGCCGAACGTCGGCCGGGTCGATGTGCCCGATCCGCGCATGGATAAGCTCATCGAGGTCGTAAAGCCGAAAGGCATCGTGCCTGCCTTCATGGAATTCGTCGATATCGCCGGCCTCGTCGAAGGGGCTCATAAAGGCGAAGGCCTCGGTAATAAATTCCTCACGCATATCAGAGAGACGCATGCCATCGCTCACGTCGTGCGCTGCTTCGACGACGGACAGATCATCCACGTGCGCGGCAAGGTGGAGCCTCTGGAAGACATCCGCATCATCGATCTTGAACTGATTCTCGCCGACATGGAAACGATCGAGAAGCTCATGCAGAAGCATGAGAAGAAGGCGAAGTCTGGCGACAAAGATGCGGCGAAGCGTTACGATTTCGCGAAAAAGGTGATGGCCGTTCTCGAAGACGAGAAGCCGGCTCGATCGTTATCCTACACCGAAGAAGAGGAGCTTCTGCTGAAAGAGATCGCTCTTCTTACGGCCCGTCCGGTGCTCTATGTACTGAACGTCGACGAAGACTCGCTGAGCAAAGGCAACGCCTTCACCGAACAGGTTATAGCACATGCGAAGAAAGAAGGCAGTGGATACGTCATGCTCTGCGGTCGCATCGAAGAAGAGCTCGCCTCTCTGCCGCCCGAAGAACAGAAAGAGTATCTGGAATCGCTTGGCGTCGAAGAATCCGGTCTGCATCGCATGATCCGCGAGGCCTACAGCCTTCTCGGTTACATTACGTTTTTCACGGCGGGCGAGGTCGAGGTGAGGGCGTGGACGATCCGGCGCGGCACCAACGCACAGGACGCCGCAGGCGAGATCCACAGCGACATCTCGCGCGGCTTCATCCGCGCGGAGGTGACGTCGTACGCCGATTTCGATAAATACGGCACGATGAACGCCGCGAAAGAGGCCGGACGCCTGCGCCTGGAAGGAAAGGAATACATCGTCCAGGACGGAGACATCTGCTACTTCCGGTTTAACGTTTAA
- a CDS encoding sulfatase-like hydrolase/transferase: protein MPDMLKRSAVFRVTLTVGALLFFLAYRLYLIPARSIGQMLLGWGFEVTVFSTILLFFFVFSFVFSFVLQRLTWSEHLSFVSHRFSLHSLFSILFNAFFLSAFVLHFAFFFFFAEATWRRYSLLDTDSFQLLYFFTDVLPFTGWLLLISSLIILYIVARYVSNRLAEIESLPSFLHHTLYHAGRPGHAGAAAFMALGGLISTQIAAAPIDSPVAYIAVDLYEAFSARSLTIDAASPPASYNTWDRPEPETLRYKKIVVFVMESVTLKALEEGTSRLEPERMFAHIKKQSHRYTNIIASNMDSRTGMLAMLSGRFVPFEAYSDADVARYAFLSGERSLVHRMNEYGYGTAFSAAVTEQEAVVFDLPWSERFVLTESDRDRARKQGFLCMTPYEFEHSCDDRYLLPRLVDFVAAHERAFLYHEFIYGHSQEYMDALQIDPVRYYSDYVEAFTEALKKRGLLDETLIVIVADHGIRMKGYETERSTYILPLYFFHPQFQGRIDASLYAHFDFKDLLLAEASHTSPPLARDHAPFIGMTSSAIIGAVDARGGLTVIKDRRWRPYALMTPDQAEAERLLAGIRSYRDRFTESDFSY from the coding sequence ATGCCCGATATGCTCAAGCGATCAGCGGTCTTCCGCGTAACGCTGACTGTCGGCGCCCTGCTCTTCTTTCTCGCTTACCGACTTTATCTGATCCCGGCCAGGTCGATCGGTCAAATGTTGCTCGGCTGGGGATTCGAGGTGACCGTCTTCTCGACGATTCTCCTGTTCTTTTTTGTGTTTTCTTTTGTGTTCTCTTTCGTGTTGCAGCGCCTGACTTGGAGCGAGCATCTTTCCTTTGTTTCTCATCGTTTCTCACTGCACTCTCTCTTCTCTATTCTCTTTAATGCCTTCTTTCTCTCTGCCTTTGTTCTTCACTTCGCCTTCTTCTTCTTTTTCGCCGAGGCCACATGGCGCCGGTACTCGCTTCTTGATACGGATTCCTTTCAACTGCTTTACTTCTTCACCGACGTACTGCCCTTCACTGGATGGCTGCTGCTTATCTCGTCCCTGATCATCCTCTATATTGTCGCCCGTTATGTATCGAATCGCCTTGCCGAGATTGAGTCATTGCCTTCTTTCTTGCATCATACCCTGTACCATGCGGGGCGCCCAGGGCATGCAGGCGCCGCTGCTTTTATGGCGCTTGGCGGACTGATCAGCACGCAGATAGCAGCCGCTCCCATCGATTCACCGGTCGCCTATATCGCCGTCGATCTCTACGAGGCATTCTCAGCTCGGTCATTGACGATCGACGCCGCATCACCTCCCGCATCCTACAATACCTGGGATCGCCCCGAACCTGAGACGCTACGGTATAAAAAGATCGTCGTCTTTGTCATGGAATCGGTCACCCTGAAGGCGCTTGAAGAAGGGACGTCGCGACTCGAACCCGAGCGGATGTTTGCACATATAAAAAAACAGTCGCATCGTTATACAAATATCATCGCTTCGAATATGGACAGCCGCACCGGCATGCTTGCCATGCTTTCGGGACGCTTTGTTCCCTTTGAAGCCTACAGCGATGCCGACGTCGCTCGCTACGCCTTTCTCTCAGGCGAACGATCGCTTGTCCATCGCATGAATGAATACGGTTACGGAACGGCCTTTTCGGCAGCCGTGACGGAACAGGAGGCCGTCGTCTTCGATCTTCCGTGGAGCGAGCGCTTCGTCCTTACCGAGTCGGATCGCGATCGGGCACGCAAACAGGGCTTCCTCTGTATGACGCCGTATGAATTCGAACACAGCTGCGACGATCGTTATCTGCTTCCGCGTCTCGTCGATTTCGTCGCCGCTCATGAGCGAGCGTTCCTGTATCATGAGTTCATCTACGGCCATTCACAGGAATACATGGATGCGCTTCAAATCGATCCCGTGCGCTATTACTCCGACTATGTCGAAGCCTTCACCGAAGCTCTGAAGAAGCGGGGCTTGCTCGATGAGACGCTGATCGTCATCGTCGCCGATCACGGCATACGCATGAAAGGATACGAAACGGAACGATCGACATATATACTTCCGCTGTATTTCTTTCATCCACAGTTTCAGGGCCGCATCGATGCCTCGCTCTACGCCCATTTCGATTTCAAGGATCTGCTCCTGGCCGAAGCCTCTCATACATCGCCGCCTTTAGCTCGTGATCATGCTCCGTTTATCGGCATGACAAGCTCGGCTATCATCGGCGCCGTCGATGCAAGAGGTGGTCTGACCGTCATCAAAGATCGACGGTGGAGGCCGTATGCTCTCATGACGCCTGATCAGGCAGAGGCAGAACGATTGCTTGCTGGCATTCGATCGTATCGCGACAGATTTACAGAATCAGACTTTTCTTATTGA
- a CDS encoding sodium/proline symporter has product MTAITFLFFLFCFTLIGVASIRASKQTTDDYLLAGRSVSPLFTALSAVATNNSGFMFIGLIGYTYAVGLSSIWIMVGWIAGDYLAWRWIYPHLRRESEMRDVATVPSYLSHTGDRYGPAVMRIAAVILIVFLGVYAAAQLNAGSKALHTLFGWQYETGAIIGAVIVLVYSWSGGIRASIWTDVAQSVVMVAAMLLLVISIVVEVGGVPAAIERLAEIDPSLLTLIPANLKFGFAAFLLSWIAAGIGVTGQPHVIIRAMAIRSVTAMSTARRVYFLWYTLFSALAIAVGLGARILLDHPETFDAELALPIISTQLLHPILIGLILAGLFAATMSTADSQVLACSAAFTQDLLPERYWKNYILAKMGTALVTLLTLSIALFGSQNVFGLVVLSWSILASTLGPLIMLHSLRRPVSGPVSILMMVAGMAAVFLWRAMPGYSDAVYETLPGMAAGFLVYLISQLNQKKR; this is encoded by the coding sequence ATGACTGCCATCACCTTTCTATTCTTCCTGTTCTGCTTCACTCTGATCGGCGTAGCGTCGATCAGAGCAAGCAAACAGACGACGGACGATTACCTGCTCGCCGGCCGCAGCGTCTCACCGCTCTTTACGGCTCTTTCGGCCGTGGCGACGAATAACAGCGGCTTTATGTTTATCGGTCTGATCGGTTATACCTACGCCGTCGGGTTATCCTCTATATGGATCATGGTCGGATGGATCGCCGGCGATTATCTTGCCTGGAGATGGATCTATCCGCATCTGCGACGCGAATCTGAGATGCGCGACGTCGCCACCGTCCCTTCGTACCTCAGCCATACGGGCGACCGTTACGGACCGGCCGTTATGCGCATCGCCGCCGTCATTCTCATCGTCTTTCTTGGCGTCTATGCCGCCGCGCAGTTGAATGCCGGCTCCAAAGCGCTGCACACGCTGTTCGGATGGCAGTATGAAACCGGAGCCATCATCGGCGCCGTCATCGTTCTTGTGTACAGCTGGTCGGGAGGCATTCGCGCCTCGATCTGGACTGACGTCGCTCAGTCCGTCGTTATGGTCGCCGCCATGCTTCTTCTTGTCATCAGCATCGTCGTCGAGGTCGGCGGCGTTCCGGCAGCGATCGAACGGCTGGCCGAAATCGATCCGTCTCTGTTAACGCTGATTCCTGCAAATCTCAAGTTCGGCTTTGCCGCCTTTCTTCTCAGCTGGATAGCCGCCGGCATCGGCGTTACGGGACAGCCGCACGTCATCATTCGCGCTATGGCCATCCGCTCTGTCACAGCGATGAGTACGGCCCGGCGGGTTTATTTTCTATGGTACACGCTCTTCTCGGCGCTTGCCATCGCCGTCGGCCTTGGAGCGCGCATCCTGCTCGATCATCCCGAGACGTTCGACGCAGAGTTAGCCCTGCCCATCATCTCAACGCAGCTGCTGCATCCGATATTGATCGGGCTGATCCTTGCCGGCCTTTTTGCAGCCACGATGTCGACGGCCGATTCACAGGTGCTCGCCTGCTCGGCGGCCTTCACACAGGATCTGCTGCCCGAACGCTACTGGAAGAACTATATTCTCGCGAAAATGGGAACGGCCCTTGTTACGCTTCTGACGTTAAGCATCGCGCTTTTCGGCAGCCAGAACGTCTTCGGTCTCGTCGTTCTCTCCTGGTCCATCCTTGCATCGACGCTCGGTCCGCTGATCATGCTGCATTCCTTACGGCGCCCCGTTTCGGGGCCTGTGTCCATTCTCATGATGGTTGCCGGTATGGCGGCCGTATTCCTGTGGCGGGCCATGCCCGGATACTCCGATGCCGTGTATGAAACGCTGCCCGGTATGGCAGCCGGTTTTCTTGTGTATCTGATTTCTCAGCTCAATCAGAAAAAGAGGTGA
- a CDS encoding class I SAM-dependent methyltransferase, with protein sequence MSSSKQNYGANPLAKRETDHYKNEYIESFVSKWDELIDWDARANSEGDFFLRTLKERNAHKVLDVATGTGFHSIRLIEQGFEVTSADGSPSMLARAFANGRKRDHILRTVQADWRWLNRDIHGKYDAVICLGNSFTHLFEERDRRKSLAEFYAALRHDGVLIIDQRNYDMILDEGFRSKHIYYYAGENVRAEPEHVDDGLARFVYEFPDGAKFNLNMFPLRKEYMRKLLYEVGFQKVTTYGDFQETHHQDQPDFYIHVAEKYYGTEYEGEARP encoded by the coding sequence ATGAGCAGTAGCAAACAGAACTACGGAGCGAATCCGTTAGCGAAACGCGAAACCGATCATTACAAAAACGAATACATCGAGTCCTTCGTCTCTAAATGGGATGAACTGATCGACTGGGATGCCCGCGCAAATAGCGAAGGCGATTTCTTTCTGCGAACGTTGAAAGAACGAAACGCACATAAGGTGCTTGATGTCGCCACCGGCACGGGCTTTCATTCCATACGCCTCATCGAGCAGGGATTTGAAGTCACAAGCGCCGACGGCAGTCCTTCGATGCTTGCGCGCGCCTTTGCAAACGGCCGTAAACGCGATCACATCCTGCGCACGGTGCAGGCCGACTGGAGATGGTTAAACCGAGATATTCACGGCAAGTACGACGCCGTTATCTGCCTCGGAAACAGCTTCACACATCTATTCGAAGAACGTGACCGACGCAAGTCCCTCGCCGAATTTTATGCAGCGCTGCGCCATGACGGTGTTTTGATCATCGATCAGCGCAACTATGACATGATCCTCGACGAAGGATTTCGCAGTAAACATATCTATTATTACGCGGGCGAGAACGTTCGCGCCGAACCCGAGCATGTGGATGACGGCCTTGCTCGTTTCGTATACGAATTCCCCGACGGAGCGAAGTTTAACCTGAACATGTTTCCGCTACGCAAAGAATACATGCGCAAACTACTCTACGAAGTGGGATTTCAGAAAGTCACGACCTATGGAGATTTTCAGGAAACGCATCATCAGGACCAGCCTGACTTCTACATTCACGTCGCCGAGAAATACTACGGCACGGAATACGAAGGAGAGGCGCGCCCATGA
- a CDS encoding DUF5071 domain-containing protein, with the protein MRRIIAMIILSIPFAMGIGIVYMIASQWKASTPIDYSRLSDQPDVKFALDRLIKGDFADYAPPATRAAENFDRANEQIRGILLNASEYTLIEYGSVTQHSNNRNTTQVNLAFQARLSSGSFALIRMALLKNDNEPLLISALQAQPIADEWFKLYNVSALPFTWKHGMLLGFMVLSLGIVAWSAYLLLFKSPQKNLILWSIAIIIGLSKLTLNWNDESWNLQLINIALLPGGFVRMGNLGIYVLSAHIPVFGIVYIVKHLLSKQRSSQPATQSATPNDDATIDAWIEKLSGFYDDSIPQEVQEEAVAHLSLTIPDDQLWKLLPPHKGKGYWENAARVLVQIGFPRLWIVEEGLVKWLQDMNWPGARRIYDLLMTLPDNEFIAMIEKTLRKADSEDDTVWIYWLKELIEDKGVLARLSEEGRVILERAEDG; encoded by the coding sequence ATGAGACGAATTATCGCTATGATCATCTTGAGTATTCCGTTTGCGATGGGAATTGGAATCGTCTACATGATCGCCTCCCAATGGAAGGCCTCTACGCCGATCGATTATTCCAGGCTCAGTGATCAACCGGACGTAAAATTCGCACTGGACCGTCTGATCAAAGGAGACTTCGCCGACTATGCTCCTCCCGCTACACGTGCGGCGGAGAACTTTGACAGAGCGAACGAGCAGATACGAGGAATACTTCTCAACGCGAGCGAGTATACTCTGATCGAATACGGGTCTGTGACTCAGCATTCCAACAACCGGAATACAACACAGGTCAACCTCGCCTTTCAGGCCAGACTGTCTTCAGGCAGCTTTGCTCTGATTCGAATGGCTCTTTTAAAAAATGACAATGAACCGCTCCTGATATCGGCGTTACAGGCTCAACCGATTGCCGATGAATGGTTCAAGCTATACAACGTATCTGCCCTGCCTTTTACATGGAAACATGGAATGTTGCTTGGCTTTATGGTACTGTCACTGGGCATCGTTGCATGGTCGGCATATCTTCTGCTTTTCAAGAGCCCTCAGAAAAACCTGATTCTCTGGAGCATAGCCATCATCATCGGATTGTCTAAACTGACATTGAACTGGAATGATGAATCGTGGAATCTGCAACTGATAAACATTGCTCTGCTGCCAGGAGGGTTCGTCCGCATGGGAAACCTCGGTATCTACGTTCTGTCAGCCCATATTCCCGTATTCGGAATTGTCTATATCGTAAAACATCTTCTGTCCAAACAACGGAGCAGTCAGCCTGCAACGCAATCGGCTACACCAAACGACGATGCAACAATAGACGCATGGATTGAGAAGCTGTCGGGCTTCTATGACGATTCCATTCCTCAAGAGGTGCAGGAAGAAGCGGTCGCACACCTATCGTTAACAATTCCTGACGATCAACTCTGGAAGCTCCTTCCGCCTCACAAAGGCAAAGGCTACTGGGAGAATGCGGCAAGAGTACTCGTGCAAATCGGCTTTCCGCGACTGTGGATCGTCGAAGAAGGACTGGTAAAATGGCTACAGGATATGAACTGGCCCGGTGCAAGAAGAATCTACGATCTTCTCATGACTCTACCAGATAACGAATTTATCGCCATGATCGAGAAGACTCTACGTAAGGCCGACAGCGAAGACGATACAGTATGGATCTACTGGTTGAAGGAGTTGATAGAAGATAAAGGCGTTCTTGCGAGGCTCAGTGAGGAAGGCAGGGTGATTCTGGAACGGGCGGAGGATGGTTGA